The genomic DNA CGGTGGTGTCGCCGGAGACGATGCGGACCTCCTCGGCCGGGTCCAGTAGCTCGACCAGCTGTGCCTGGTGCTCGCGGACGGCGTCCCAGTCCTTGTTGATGGCGTTCCAGACGAAGTCCTCGTAGGCCGGGGTGGACATCTCGGCCTTCTGGGCGTACCCCGTAGAGGGCCACTGGGTGAGCACCCACTCCGAGTCCAGCAGCGCCTCCTGGACCGCCTGGTTGGCTCGCTTGCTCGTCGCGTTCTTCTCGGGTGGGATGTCGCCCGTCTCGCTGAGGTTCTCGCCGCCGCGAATCTGGACGACGGCGTCGGCCGCCTCGTACTTCGCGCGCGCCATCTCGTTCTCCATGGCGAGCGTCTCCTCGGCGGCGGCGAGCTTGTAGGCGCGCTGGCTCCGCTGGCTCCCGAGGGAGGTGCTGACGACACCGCCGTGCTCGCCGACGAGTTCGGCGACCGCGGTCACGAGCGGTTCGGCCGCCGGCGGAGCCACGATGGCCACCTGGTCGCCGGCCTCGATGCCGGTGCAGTCGTCGACGAGTACCGCGGCGTGGTCACGGATGCGGGGATCCATGCACGGGTGGTCGGAGCCATGCGCGAAAAAATTGCCCGAAGCGTCCGGGCGGGCGCCAGGGTTCGGCCGGTCCCCGCCCCCGGCCTCCTGGCGACATCACCCGGGCAGGCGGGTCGCCGCTACGCCTCGACCCCGGCCTCGCGGCTCACTTCGTTCGCCGCTCGCAGTGCCGGGGCTCGTTCCCGTCGCTCACTGCGCCCCTTCACTGCTCGCGGGTCGCTTCGCTCCCCGCTCGCCATGTGGTTCCTCGCTGCGCTCGGAACCACTCACTCCTCGAACACGAACGTCCCGTCCCG from Haloglomus litoreum includes the following:
- a CDS encoding aminopeptidase, with protein sequence MDPRIRDHAAVLVDDCTGIEAGDQVAIVAPPAAEPLVTAVAELVGEHGGVVSTSLGSQRSQRAYKLAAAEETLAMENEMARAKYEAADAVVQIRGGENLSETGDIPPEKNATSKRANQAVQEALLDSEWVLTQWPSTGYAQKAEMSTPAYEDFVWNAINKDWDAVREHQAQLVELLDPAEEVRIVSGDTTDVTMSVAGNHAENDADDNNMPGGEVFTAPIPDSVEGEVLFDKPVIIQGREILDVRLVFEDGKVVEHAASKNEDLLTSLLETDEGARRLGELGIGMNRDIDRFTGNMLFDEKMGDTVHMAIGRGYEETVGEGNERNESTVHEDMIVDMSEDSRIEFDGEVVQKDGAFVFEDGF